TACAGAAGCATAGAATTTTGTTTTCTTATGTACAACATGCCTTACTGCTAAACTAATATCCTAAATTTGCAGTGAACCACAGAATGAACAGGCAGCCAGATAATACACCAGGATAAACAGAGCTTTCCTTTTGTGGCAGGATCTTGAATTACTGCCATGTCAGATTACATTTATAGGTCTGTTTTCCCCCTGAGCATACAGGATATTTGGAGTCGCACTATTTTGAATCTCACTTTATTCGTGTTCCACAAAATGTTTGTTCATTGGTTACTATGTTGTCACAAAACAACAGAATTAAACACTGCTGTTGAGACCGTGAAGCATACGTTTTAATTGCACTGCTTGCTTACAGCATGCCTTTCTaatgaaaaaacattttctgctgGTCTCATATAACACAGGGACTGATATGTATCAGTACAACGAACCAACCTTGTCCTGCAAGTCTCCTCCGTCAAGATTATACTGTTTAGCTATGACCTTATCTCACTTTTTCCGCTGGAATGGACTGTGAAAATGTGTTTGTTCCTTCTTGGTAAAATAATTGATTGGGACTATTTCGTCCACAGAACCGCCCATGCCAGGAGTAAAGCAGAGGCAGCAGAACAAGCCGCCCAGGCATCTAACAACGAGTCCAGCATTGCACGAGTGGTGGCCAGAGAACTCTCGCCTTCATTCTATCAGCCAGGTACGCTTACGAGCTCAGAGGTTATGAAGGTCTTCCAGGCAGCAGTGATAACCATACATTAGGTTacatggccggagtgggccactttttcaggccgggagtttcatgcgcaaatccggcccaaaattatttttccatcccaatcggctcaaactagagattgacatgagccggcccatcgggaatcctcccgaatctcccgattagccactccggctgtTAGGTTATTAAAAATGCTTAACTGTATTAAAATTTCCCCAGTATTATTTAGAGTAGCACTTTATTGTCCTTGCACATTTTCAGTACAAGGAGACATGTTCCTCTGGGACCTCGTTGTAAAGCACCGCAAGTATGTTCTAACTTCTGTACCAAGCACTGGAAGCTCTGAGAGAGCAGAAGTTTAGTTCTTCTGTTGGCCAAATGGCCATCTCAGTAGAAACAGCATATGTTTACGGAGCATGTGCAGTACGTATGCTAATCCCGGGTTCAAGTTCAACTTAGCAGTGTCACCTTTAAGAGTCTAAAAAAAAGGCCGATGAAGGGCGATGAAGGATTGCATATCTGCTATAGTGGGGACCTCATGAGCAGTTCTCCAGACAGTCTAGCTCGGGAACACAGCTCAGATTTTCATTCTTCATCTTCACAGCTTCATTTTGAGACAAATTATACATTGTGACTTTGAGGCGGTTTCCGGAGATGATCAAGCCCCACATGCATCACACTGATTAAACACAAAACGTGTGGGTTCATCTAGTTACGTGACATTCCCAGTTagaattttttttaagtgtCTAATGTTACTAAGAGGTTTTCTCTTGGATCTCCTGTATTTTGATTATATTTTAGTTAGACGTGTAATATGTAATGTGGCATTACGTGATggtttgtcacattgatttcaTGCTGAGCTTCTCATGCCGATGTCTCATTTGAGAAGTGTAATTGTGTCACCACTTCAGTGTTTATATTGCTGTAATGCTCTTTAACTCAGTGCTCAGGGCCAGAGTGGGTTATCAACCAGCCCCAAACTCTGCTGTTCAACTGCCACGAAGTTGTATTTCTGTGTCACAGACAaggtatatatatactgtagaCCAGTTATATACTGTAAAACCAAGTCCTACGAATAATAACTGTGTTTGTATGTTCTTTAGATGgttgttgtatttattgtgttGACTTATTCAGGTTTTCTGTCAAGGGACACATGAAAGGGAGTGAGACACAGACACTGTGGACATGAGTAACCCTGACAGAAACAGCAGTGTTTGTCCACCTAAATTATATCACATATGAATTTCTGTTGCAATTTGCATTTTCTCTAATGATAATAGtaaaaagtaagtaagtaaaatacatttatatagcacttttcacaggcacaagccacaaagtgctttacaacggaaaataaaataaaataaatcaaagacacaaaaacacacactataaaacagaaataaaatacagtgtacaaggtcaacggctgcaacctccaccactaactaaacgcctgcgtaaaaaggaaagtctttagctgttttttaaaagtatctacagtgtcagctgatcttaaatgtggatCTTGTGATCTTCTTTGGGTTTCTTCACATTAGCAATGCTGCAAatagaataaataaaagaaaaaattgGGGGGAAACCAAACCCAATTCCAAACCACCATAAAACGTTTTATAGTAAAGCAAAACACAAGAATGATGATACATTTAGAAATTATGCATTATAAAGAATGTTCACAGTGTCGATCTGTGCCGTCTTAGGACCGGAGTACATGAAAAAACGAGCTCTACAAGAAATCGCAGAGAGCAACGAGAATGCCGAAACAGGCATACACGAGTCGCTGCTGGTGAAGGAGACCCCTCCGGAGAGCCCCTTCAGGAACGAGATGGAGAACCTGAAGTCAAACATCAGTCCAGCGCGCACTCCCTCGCCCGGGCTAGCCGCCCCCGCCACCCCTGACCCCAACTTTCTTAGTCCTGGCAGCTGGAACGGGGACAGGGGCAGCCGGGGCAGCGGTGGAGGTAGCCGGCCTGGGAGCAGGCCCAGCAGCCGACCTGCCACCCCGTCCTCCGCCCCTGCCCCACTTCTGTCTCCAGCCCAAGAGGAGCCTGTGGCTACCAGTGGCAAAGGCCCGTCGCAGTCCCCAAGCACCCGCCTGAACGCCAGAGCCCAGCAGGGCTCCGACCTGGAGATCAAGGCCCTGCAGAAGATGGACGCTGAGCCCAAATCAGCAGTGGGCGCCCCAGCCACCACGGCTCCAGTAAGGACCAGCTTCACCTCCTCCACTGATGAAGAAGAGGCCCCACCTCCTGCCTCTACCGAGTCCGTCAAAGCGATGTCCCTGGAGCCCAAAGCCTCCGAGGAGAAAGCCAAGATCAACGAGCCGATGCCCGAGGACCCTGCCTTGACGTCACAGAGCAAACTGGAGGCCAAGGAGGAGAGGAAAGCAACTAGCAAAGCAGAAGCTAAGCCTCTACCGAACAGAGAACCTAGCCCAGTCCGAAGGCAAGAACCTAGCCTGGCTGTGGTTCGGGAACCTAGCCCAGGTAGAAGTCAAGAACCAAGCCCAGCCAGAAGACGAGAACCTAGCCCTGGCGCTAGACAAGAACAGAGTCTGGCAGTAAGACGAGAACCTAGCCCAGCTAGAAGACGAGAACCTAGCCCCGCTAGAAGACGAGAACCTAGCCCAGCTAGAAGACGAGAACCTAGCCCTGCTGCTAGACAAGAACCAAGTCTGGAAGTAAGACGAGAACCTAGCCCATCTAGAAGACGAGAACCTAGCCCAAGTCCAAGAACGAGATGGGAAACTACCCCGGCTCCTAAACGAGAACCTAGCCCAGCTCCCAAATCTGTGGCTAAGCTTGAACCCACGCCTGTGCCTAAACCAGAAACCAAAGCTGTTGCTAAGCCATCTCCCAAAGTGGAGTCCAAAGCTGAGCTGAGGCAAAGGTCTGCAGTCAAAGGCCCCAGTGAGGTGACTGGGTCAAGACAACAAGAAGAGGTAACACCAGCTAATTCAAATACTCACACATTGTCCTATAATGTTTATAGATTATATTAAAGATTATATTATTTGTACattataatattacatttaTACTTCAATAGCTGCAAAATATCTATCATATAGTGGCCCAAATTTCAACAAAATGTTCCAGATCATTCTCACATTACCTACATATCGCAGTGCATTCAGTTTGACATCATAACAATAATATTCAGCATTTTTCACGGCCATTTACATTGTAAACAAAGCGGCCTCTGCTCTCTCAGCCCCTTCGTGGGTCCGGCTCTTACACCTTTATTACTGCGCAGGGCTTGGATGATTACCTTTCCAACCAAGCTCTCCATGCTCGGGCGTCTTGCATTCTCACAAGCACAGTCATTTCTCATTTCCAGAGGAACACAGAACAGAAGTGTGATCTCGGTTTCAAGAGGTCGTCCTTGGCTAATTACACTTTATTTATCACACCGTGGAAATGTGTCATTTTGCTACCGTTAAAAGCAGGGTTCGAATTAcgggggggattgggggggtcagaccccccccgtttaaggcatcaacccccctaaaggggcaaaaccaataatttggggggggtcaaaacatttaaatgtacttcTCACATATAATGTTAAATACTACAAAAAAATGCAGTGTCTATGGCTGGAAGAATATTCTGATACGATTTCAAGCACCCCTAAAGTGGATCATACCATTCCGTGTTAATAGCCATTCGCGTTTGCCTGCCTGACTCATTATCGGTCAGGTGATGTAATGGATTTATCATTTACGTGCTGTAGACATTACAGTAAGAAAGCAAGACATTGTAAGGATGGTAAGACTTCAGTTTACTGAAGCACGCGCTTGCGCTGTACTGGTTTTCATTTACACCCTGAAAAAAACTTGACCCCCCCAATTATCATTGTATAATTCGCACCCTGGTTAAAAGCTCCAGTGGGAGGTGCCGCTCATTGTTGCCTGGGGTAGTAGGGGTTATGGGCCTTTCCCAAGGCATTCTGGGATCAAATCTAGGACTCTGGTGGTGAATCGGCACTGGGACTCGCTATTGTCAAATTGTGAATatggaagaaagaaaaaaagtgtAACCAAGTAGTTTAGATGAGTGCTAGCCAGTGTTACCAAGATGTGTTAATAACATCAGAAAGACAATATACACCATTGAGAGAAAATGAGAAGCACGGTCTGTCCTACTGAGGAAACATTCAGGAGTTTAAATTCAAGTGCATGTTGTTTTTCATGCTTCAGAGCGTGTTTTTatgctgctgttgttgttttaggggccaaACACTGTTATGATCTGCATGGTCATTCTGCTGAATATCGGCCTGGCGATTGTCTTTGTCCACATCTTGTCCTGAGAAAGACCACCTGAGGTAAGCAACTTTATGTCTGTGTGCTGGTATTGGTATAATCAATTAATACAATATGGTTCTATAATTATACATCGAAGAAGACACGATTAATTAAGTGTAATTTGTTGTTTTGTGGTAGAGTGGCACATTTCTAGACCTTCTAGATCAAAGGAAGAAGAGAGGTTGGCCGTGAAAGATGGCGTCTGCTCCCCTTGAGGCCTGATTTGATGCCTGGGCTCAATAAGCCTCTCTCGAGCTATTTGAAAGGCCATTAATGTCTATAGCTGGCCTGAAGGAGATCATTCAATGAAAGTGTTTCAATGTCTGAATGCTGGAGAGAGTTTCATTCAGTGAGAGAAAGCATTTGCCTGGTCTGTATTTGCTGCTTTTGAAAAAGATACACCTGCAGTGAACTGGGCCAAGTTCAGTCCAGTTAATGTGCTGACACAAACCAAAAGACAATCACTTGTTTCTTAATAGGGCTACGAATACATTGTATGCCAGTCAAGCATTGATGTCACGCTCACCGGTACAGGACTTGTTATTTGTCTTTGATTACCCATCTTTTGAGAATAAATTGATCCACACTGTCATTACGTTTTCAGCATACTCTGATTTCTTCACTGACTTAAATGAGATCACAGGATGAACAATCTATTAATTGACAAAGAAAATTAACTTGTGGTTTCATTTTGCCTGACACATTCAGCTTCAGTAGTGTGTGATAATACACACATAAAATAACATGTCTTAAAATATCCGCTGACAACAATGTGGCCTTCTGTTTAATCAGCAGAGATCAAACAGAGACCAGGTGTTGTTTTGATTCGAAGTGCTTGACCTCATCAGTAACAATACAAATAATCCTAGCAATAAGACTGCAGTATCAGGAACACGTgaaacatacacactcacacctttCCAAAAGCCACGGGAGAGTATAATggagatcttgtctaaatgtCACAAAATCCACTTCAAATACAGAAGGTTGGAGATCTGTAAGTGCCGGATGGTTTATGCTGTTCAGAAAATGTAGGGCTTTTCTTTCTGCATAAAATATAAAAGCATCTCACTTCAAATAGAGTTGCAATGCCTGCAAGATttgaatgaaaatgttattcatTGATAGGAATGTACTGTGAATGTACTGTGGTTTGTGATTGCAAACTTTTTACTTTGTGCTTGCCATATAAATGCTTAGTTAGTTAGAACTACGGTTAATATATTGAAGTGTGTTTACATTAGAAGTCCAATcaattcaaatcaaatcaattcAACAAAACTGTTTTTAATGCATGAATACACTTCTGTGcataaaatgtatttacatttCTATAATGCAAGACAATTTGTGTGTACTCTCAAAATCAGGAGTTCATGAAATATTGCCAacatatattttggttttcattAACCCTTTAGAATAACTTAAAACTCTTAAAATTGCAATTGCAAAATTGAGAAATTGGTATATAATGGAACTCCATGTCTTATATTAGAAggtgtttaaaatatttatagtCGCTGGCGAAATGTTTTTCTGAGAGAAAGGAAAGCTATCGGGATTttattttgacccaagtagtaaTTATGGATTCTAATGTATTCATCTAACCCTTCTCTGTGAATCCCTATTACCCATATGAAATATTACCCTACTACTGTAGCTTTCACAGGTGTACTTTTCAATGGCATTGTTCAACAATGTGATTTTTGCCAAGACCATAATACGATTTCTTCTTATTGCAGTAACATCTAAAGTTTTTGGTATAAGTCAAAGagatatctatttatttatgggATTGTTTTTGATATGGACACACATTGAATCATGCTTTCACTGACTAAAGTTACCATCTTGTGACTTAAGGATATTCAGACTGGCATTTTATGGCTCAAACATGGTCagtattgttttacattttctcATCCAAGTTATTAGTCTATAACTGTCTTTTTACCTTAAGTCATGGCATTCGAAGCACCAAATTTTACTgcattttgtttaaataaaaactCTAGTCCATAGGCACCAATACAAATAAAAACCATCAACAGTTGAACCTTCTCTAAAATGCTTCATCTCTGATTTTGTCCAAGCTTACTGCATACCAGCTACACTGCAAGATTATGTAAACTACATCACCAAACACCTGGTCAGCTACAATGAAAGCTTGACCAATGCAAGTGTAATGTCTTGTTCCTTATCCAGAAGGAGGAACAAAATGGCACCTGTCTGCTAGCATGACGGGATCTGAATAGCAGACCCAATTTTAGATTAAGCCAGTGAAGTGGTCTGTCTTCGTGCTTTTCATTCCACAACTTCGTCTAGCCTACATTTCACTTCCCCAATGTTTGGTCAGAGCAGCTTGGGCGCTGAATTGGTAAACCCAGACAGCTGTCAAATTATAGAACTGTATTTTAACCAATTAAAACAGGCCGTTTCTGTTCGCTACAACGTGGTTGGATCtcagatacactatattgccaaaactattcgctcacccatccaaattatcggaatcaggtgttccaatcacttccatggccacagtgtataaaattaagcacctaggcatgcactgtttttacaaacatttgtgaaagaatgggtcgctctcaggagctcggTGAAtgccagtgtggaactgtgataggatgccacctgtgcaacaaatccaattgtgaaatttcctcgcatctaaatattccacagccaactgtcagctgtattataagaaaatagaagtgtttgggaacaatAGAAACTCTGCCATGAAATGGTAGGGCACGTATAATGGCTGAGTGGGATCAGCGGATCGTGCGAACAGCTATCGTGAAGCACATAGTgcaaagaggtcgccaactttctgcagtccatcactacagacatccaaacttcatgtggccttcagattagctcaagaacagtgcacagagagcttcatggaatgggtttccatggtcgagcagctgaatccaagccatacatcaccaagtgcaatgcaaagtgttggatgcagtggtgtaaaagcACGCTGCCACTGGACGTGTTCTCTAGAGTGacaaatcacgcttctccatctggaaatctgatggatgagtgaGTTTGGAAGTTGccagaacggtacttgtctgactgcactgtgccaggtgtaaagTTTGGAGGAggagggattatggtgtggtTTTGTCTTTCAggtgggcttggccccttagttccagtgaaaggaactccgAATGCTTcggcataccaagacattttggacaattccatgctcccaactttgagagaacagtttggagctagacccttcctcttccaatatgactgcaccagtgcacaaagcaaggtccataaagacatggatggcagagtcctGTGTGGAtaaacttgactggcctgcacggagtcctgacctcaatccgatagaacacctttgggatggaTTAGattggagactgagagccaggccttctcgtccaacatcagtatgtgacctcagaAATGCGCTTCTGGgaaaatggtcaaaaatccccataaccacactcctaaaccttgggGACAGCCTTCCCACAACAGTGgaagctgttctagcagcaAATTGTGGCCCAACATCATTTTGagccctatggattaggaatgggacgTTACTTAATCTCATATGCAAGttaaggaaggtgagcgaatacttttggcaatatagtccATGCGCTTGGATATCTAAGACAGATTACAAACATTTGTAGCTCAACACTGCCCTCTAAGCCCTGGACCAATGAACAGATCACTGAATATCCACCTGCCATACAGTGGTCACTTCAACTACATTGAGAGTACTCCTCCTGCTCAAAGTACACGCAACCTTCTGTGACCAAATTCGGTAGGAGGGGGCGAGGCAGTGGACAGTCAACCCTACAAGAAGGAAACCACTTTTGAACTACCACTCTTGCATCCATTTTGGCTTCAGCTCATTTATTTACAAACGATAAACGACCACTCACCAAATATTCACCAGGATCAAAGGGAGGCGTGCCACTTCATCGCATGTGGGGAAAACTGCAGAATATGCCTCAAGTTAAACAAACTTTGACCCATTTAAGACATGGGAATATATATGGATGGCTGAAGCCCATTTTTAAAAGAACACAATGGATCATGATACAGAAGCTGCAAATGGCTTCAGGACCAAGCCCATTATATATGCAGATGAAATGACCAGTGATGTGTAGAAACTTGATACCCAAACGTCAGATCAAGGTATATTTTCCAATCTTTATTTCATTTAGACAAGAGCTGAGCAATAAAggatagaaaaaaaacacataaaatGGACAAGACTAGGTTAGGAAACGGCAAATGAACACCCACTCTAGTattcctctccttcctcctcttcctcaataCTGTCTGCACCGACCTCTTCATAATCCTTCTCCAGGGCGGCCATGTCCTCCCTGGCCTCAGAGAACTCTccctcctccatcccctcccccacatacCAGTGCACGAAGGCCCTCTTGGCGTACATCAGGTCAAACTTGTGGTCCAGACGGGCCCAGGCCTCAGCGATGGCCGTGGTGTTGCTCAGCATACACACGGCCCTCTGCACCTTGGCCAGGTCTCCACCTGGAACCACGGTGGGGGGCTGGTAGTTGATGCCCACCTTGAAACCAGTGGGGCACCAGTCCACAAACTGGATGGAGCGTTTGGTCTTGATGGTGGCAATAGCAGCATTCACGTCTTTGGGCACCACATCGCCACGGTACAACAGGCAGCAAGCCATGTACTTGCCGTGACGTGGATCGCATTTCAccatctgattggctggctcAAAGCAAGCGTTGGTGATTTCAGACACAGAGAGCTGCTCGTGGTAAGCTTTCTCTGCAGATATGACGGGAGCATAGGTAGCCAGGGGGAAATGAATACGGGGATAGGGCACCAAGTTGGTCTGGAATTCAGTTAGATCAACATTGAGGGCACCATCAAATCGGAGGGAGGCGGTGATTGAGGACACAATCTGACTAATAAGCCTGTTTAGGTTGGTATAGCTTGGGCGTTCAATGTCCAGGTTCCTACGGCAGATATCATAGATGGCCTCATTGTCCACCATGAAGGCACAGTCAGAGTGCTctagggtggtgtgggtggtcaGGATGGAGTTGTAGGGCTCTACCACAGCAGTAGACACCTGGGGAGCTGGGTAGATGGAGAACTCCAGTTTGGACTTCTTCCCATAGTCAACAGACAGGCGCTCCATCAGCAGAGAGGTGAAACCAGAACCGGTACCACCACCAAAGCTGTGGAAGACCAGGAAACCCTGAAGACCTGTGCACTGGTCAGCCTGTGgtggaaaaaaatgtttttaaagtgtCAGAAAAGGACATCTCCATAATGTTATTGCTCAGTGACTATTCAAGCATTCACAGACACTCACCAGTTTGCGGATTCTGTCCAGTACCAGGTCAATCAGCTCCTTGCCAATGGTGTAGTGTCCACGGGCGTAGTTGTTAGCAGCATCTTCCTTTCCTGTTATGAGCTGCTCTGGGTGGAACAGCTGACGGTATATTCCACTGCGGACCTCATCTGGGGACACAAACACAATGAATTGGACGAGGAACTTAGACATGGCTGAGATCAAGTAGTTCCATGTTTAATTATATTTAGAGTTGCCTAGAACATGTGACTTCATTTTATCCATTGTTTGTTGAATACTGTCTCTCTGTTtggttgttttatttattagtcACATTTTAGAttatgtaaggtgaccttgagtgtcAAAGGCCGcatcaaataaaatgtattattattattattattataatcctACCTATGACAGTGGGCTCCAGATCCACAAACACAGCCCTAGGGACGTGTTTTCCAGCGCCGGTCTCACTGAAGAAGGTGTTGAAAGAATCGTCTCCTCCTCCGATGGTCTTGTCACTGGGCATCTGCCCATCCGGCTGGATACCATGTTCAAGACAGTAGAGCTCCCAGCAGGCATTACCAATCTGGACACCAGCCTGACCCACGTGGATGGAGATGCACTCACGCTGTGGACAGagggattttttttattatattttatttatttttatttttttacatattcCTAATGGCTTATTGGTGCACATGATTAATatatttagtttttatttcagtTAGTTTTTAGGTATGAAATATGCTACAAGCAGCCTGATAACTCCTGATATTTACACAATACAGCCACGAAGGTTTTTAGTACTAACCTTGACGGAACTGATACGAGTTAAGGCTCACAGCTCACACTAATGTGATCATTTACCAGTTGCTAAACCAGCAAAGACTTTTCTGTAGCGACAGGTGAGGGGAAAAGCAGTAAGCTAGGTGTGCTGGTTTAGGTGTACTGCTTGACCTGTTCTACCGGACTTTGACACGCTTGAAAGGGGTCCCATAGACTAATTTAAACAGATCAATTTTAAAGTTTTGCCCACATGTTGGTTTTCTCATGGTTACACTTAACACGCTCATCTATTTCAACTTGTGTATTTTTGTCATTTATAAGGAGAAGTGTGTATTCAgcgtttgtttatatatatatatatatatatatatatatatatatatatatatatatatatatatatatatatatatatatatatatatatatatatatatataaaagaatTTAAAAATTAAACACGGTTACTAAGTTCTTCGGGATTTCAGTGTTCAGTCCGGTCATGAGGCACGTATTATACGCCTCAACCCCTGATATAAGCGCTCTGGAATTTGTCGGGTCAATGACCACGTGGTACCGACTCGTTTCCTGATGATCACGTGGTCCTGACTCATTCTGATGACCACGTGGTACAGACGCATTTCCTGACCGCCACTAAAGTATCTTTTCCTCCAAACTCATGATCGGAAATTCGAAATAACATTTTAATGCGATGACGATCGCAAATACTATTGTATTAAAAGCAAGTGACGATagatattttattcattatttttgtgATGACTTGCCTAACTTGCTTTCTTGGCCTAATATCAGCTATCCGGGTTAGTTTTATTGTGTAGAAATTATATAAATAATTATAGGTAACGAGGCCCAATCTAACAAAAGTCTAACGAAGATCCAATCTAACAATACTACATGCTTAGGATTCACTCTACACCATAAATACTTGTCTGGAAATCTTTGAAATAAATACACTACATAACGTTCAGAGTACCATAGTAAGGATGTTACTttggtataaataaataaaataaaacactgaTCCTACGGCGTATCACGTCTAGGTAGCGGTACACTTACCATTCTGAAGCTGAAGCTTTAACGTAGTACGAGAAGATTTGGGGAAGGATGTTAAATGTACAAGTCTCACCGCTAGACTTTTATGAGTCTGTAGTGAGAATACGGAGTGCTTGTGAACTTGGGGTGGGGTTATTTATACAGTTTGAGTCCGTCGTCATCGAGGCGGGGACGAGGCGGCGGTCGTGTGTGTTCAAGTCGTTTCTCCATTGGGCTGCCAGTGGAAT
This sequence is a window from Brachyhypopomus gauderio isolate BG-103 chromosome 21, BGAUD_0.2, whole genome shotgun sequence. Protein-coding genes within it:
- the jph2 gene encoding junctophilin-2, with the protein product MSGGRFEFDDGGAYCGGWEGGKAHGHGICTGPKGQGEFSGSWNYGFEVVGVYTWPSGNTYEGYWSQGKRHGLGIETKGHWIYKGEWTHGFKGRYGTRISSGSGAKYEGTWNNGLQDGYGTETYADGGTFQGQFTGGMRHGYGVRQSVPYGMAAVVRSPLRNSLASLRSDHGNGALPQQDAPPTVAAAGGGSDSPAPSALVGPSRGGFALTLHADPELLKPKKKGLFRRGSLLGKLTRSDSRASLSSQRSRLSFLRSESALSSATSDANSMASLGESEGEGEGHAFPPPEADIDATTTEVYLGEWKNDKRSGYGVSERSSGLKYEGEWLDNQRHGYGCTTFAEGGKEEGKYQHNVLVKVVKKKMIQLKGAKTKQKVERGVEGAQRAAAIAKQKAEIAGSRTAHARSKAEAAEQAAQASNNESSIARVVARELSPSFYQPGPEYMKKRALQEIAESNENAETGIHESLLVKETPPESPFRNEMENLKSNISPARTPSPGLAAPATPDPNFLSPGSWNGDRGSRGSGGGSRPGSRPSSRPATPSSAPAPLLSPAQEEPVATSGKGPSQSPSTRLNARAQQGSDLEIKALQKMDAEPKSAVGAPATTAPVRTSFTSSTDEEEAPPPASTESVKAMSLEPKASEEKAKINEPMPEDPALTSQSKLEAKEERKATSKAEAKPLPNREPSPVRRQEPSLAVVREPSPGRSQEPSPARRREPSPGARQEQSLAVRREPSPARRREPSPARRREPSPARRREPSPAARQEPSLEVRREPSPSRRREPSPSPRTRWETTPAPKREPSPAPKSVAKLEPTPVPKPETKAVAKPSPKVESKAELRQRSAVKGPSEVTGSRQQEEGPNTVMICMVILLNIGLAIVFVHILS
- the LOC143484745 gene encoding tubulin alpha chain-like, which codes for MRECISIHVGQAGVQIGNACWELYCLEHGIQPDGQMPSDKTIGGGDDSFNTFFSETGAGKHVPRAVFVDLEPTVIDEVRSGIYRQLFHPEQLITGKEDAANNYARGHYTIGKELIDLVLDRIRKLADQCTGLQGFLVFHSFGGGTGSGFTSLLMERLSVDYGKKSKLEFSIYPAPQVSTAVVEPYNSILTTHTTLEHSDCAFMVDNEAIYDICRRNLDIERPSYTNLNRLISQIVSSITASLRFDGALNVDLTEFQTNLVPYPRIHFPLATYAPVISAEKAYHEQLSVSEITNACFEPANQMVKCDPRHGKYMACCLLYRGDVVPKDVNAAIATIKTKRSIQFVDWCPTGFKVGINYQPPTVVPGGDLAKVQRAVCMLSNTTAIAEAWARLDHKFDLMYAKRAFVHWYVGEGMEEGEFSEAREDMAALEKDYEEVGADSIEEEEEGEEY